The following proteins are co-located in the Larimichthys crocea isolate SSNF chromosome XXIV, L_crocea_2.0, whole genome shotgun sequence genome:
- the dcdc2b gene encoding doublecortin domain-containing protein 2B isoform X2, whose product MAASTTATTVLPPVKSVVVYRNGDPFYSGRRFVVNQRQVATMEAFLTEVTQSIGASLAIRTLYTPRQGHRVADLEDLQTGSQYVAAGFERFKKLDYLNTGTKKHPVAREESQAKITQRPNVSAKWRKFIPIPCILHVFRNGDLLCPPFRLIIPRSMRQDLEQILSLVTEKVSLRTGAVRRLCSLEGVTVSSAVELESGNFYVAVGTERFKKLPYVELLVSKATERYYPGKRRQLRRNENRKTGSGPEDQYSDSALLDSPESDGRRVKSTGDESAAPAAAQQRIRREGADDTSAFFARPVKISNNRRQPRPPLGNGSVQPSVFKRAARKRREEVRGAKEVHEDENTVTEIPVDQRVAEIVEDEELNNQNDSLHNTQQRHAQITEGEQLNEGEHLHKHNGKQAPPSEQNAVNSAKTEEYAAEIPEPELPSKSRPSSSTSIHGKNKEEKAALSIAVEQNHHQESW is encoded by the exons ATGGCTGCCAGCACCACAGCCACGACTGTCCTGCCTCCAGTGAAGAGCGTGGTGGTGTATAGGAATGGAGACCCCTTCTATAGTGGGCGGAGGTTTGTGGTCAACCAGCGACAGGTGGCCACCATGGAGGCCTTTTTGACTGAAGTGACCCAGAGCATCGGTGCTTCACTTGCCATCAGGACCCTTTACACCCCGAGACAGGGCCACAGGGTCGCAGACCTTGAGGACCTTCAGACAGGATCCCAGTATGTTGCTGCTGGCTTTGAAAGGTTCAAGAAACTGGA TTACCTGAACACAGGAACGAAAAAGCATCCTGTTGCTCGTGAAGAAAGCCAG GCCAAAATAACCCAGAGGCCAAATGTCTCAGCCAAATGGAGGAAGTTTATCCCCATACCTTGCATTTTACA tgttttccgTAATGGAGATCTCCTGTGTCCACCGTTTCGATTAATCATTCCTCGGAGCATGCGGCAGGACCTGGAGCAGATCCTCAGTCTGGTCACAGAGAAGGTCAGCTTACGGACCGGAGCTGTGCGCAG GTTGTGCTCTCTGGAAGGAGTGACTGTGTCCTCGGCTGTGGAGCTGGAGTCGGGCAACTTCTATGTTGCCGTGGGAACCGAGAGGTTCAAGAAACTTCCATATGTGGAGCTGTTGGTTTCAAAAGCTACGGAGAG ataTTATCCAGGAAAGAGAAGACAGTTAAGGAGAAATGAG AACAGGAAAACAGGAAGCGGTCCAGAAGACCAGTACAGTGACTCAGCTCTTCTTGACTCCcctgag TCAGACGGTCGGAGGGTGAAGTCGACAGGAGAtgaatctgcagctccagcagccgCACAGCAGAGGAtcaggagagagggagcagatgACACCTCTGCGTTCTTTGCCAGGCCGGTCAAGATCAGCAACAACAGACGACAGCCAAGGCCACCGCTCGGCAATGGATCCG TCCAGCCCAGTGTGTTTAAGAGAGCGGCGAGGAAGCGAAGAGAGGAGGTACGAGGGGCCAAGGAGGTGCATGaggatgaaaacacagttacagaGATTCCTGTTGACCAG AGAGTTGCAGAAATAGTGGAGGACGAGGAACTGAACAATCAAAACGATTCTctgcacaacacacagcag AGGCATGCACAAATTACAGAGGGTGAACAGCTCAATGAGGGAGaacacctacacaaacacaatggaAAACAG GCACCTCCATCTGAACAAAACGCTGTGAATTCTGCTAAGACTGAGGAATATGCTGCTGAAATACCg GAGCCTGAGTTGCCTTCAAAGTCACGGCCTTCATCATCCACCTCCATCCATggaaagaacaaagaagaaaag GCCGCCTTGTCGATTGCAGTAGAACAGAACCATCATCAGGAGAGCTGGTGA
- the dcdc2b gene encoding doublecortin domain-containing protein 2B isoform X1, whose product MAASTTATTVLPPVKSVVVYRNGDPFYSGRRFVVNQRQVATMEAFLTEVTQSIGASLAIRTLYTPRQGHRVADLEDLQTGSQYVAAGFERFKKLDYLNTGTKKHPVAREESQAKITQRPNVSAKWRKFIPIPCILHVFRNGDLLCPPFRLIIPRSMRQDLEQILSLVTEKVSLRTGAVRRLCSLEGVTVSSAVELESGNFYVAVGTERFKKLPYVELLVSKATERYYPGKRRQLRRNENRKTGSGPEDQYSDSALLDSPEFQSDGRRVKSTGDESAAPAAAQQRIRREGADDTSAFFARPVKISNNRRQPRPPLGNGSVQPSVFKRAARKRREEVRGAKEVHEDENTVTEIPVDQRVAEIVEDEELNNQNDSLHNTQQRHAQITEGEQLNEGEHLHKHNGKQAPPSEQNAVNSAKTEEYAAEIPEPELPSKSRPSSSTSIHGKNKEEKAALSIAVEQNHHQESW is encoded by the exons ATGGCTGCCAGCACCACAGCCACGACTGTCCTGCCTCCAGTGAAGAGCGTGGTGGTGTATAGGAATGGAGACCCCTTCTATAGTGGGCGGAGGTTTGTGGTCAACCAGCGACAGGTGGCCACCATGGAGGCCTTTTTGACTGAAGTGACCCAGAGCATCGGTGCTTCACTTGCCATCAGGACCCTTTACACCCCGAGACAGGGCCACAGGGTCGCAGACCTTGAGGACCTTCAGACAGGATCCCAGTATGTTGCTGCTGGCTTTGAAAGGTTCAAGAAACTGGA TTACCTGAACACAGGAACGAAAAAGCATCCTGTTGCTCGTGAAGAAAGCCAG GCCAAAATAACCCAGAGGCCAAATGTCTCAGCCAAATGGAGGAAGTTTATCCCCATACCTTGCATTTTACA tgttttccgTAATGGAGATCTCCTGTGTCCACCGTTTCGATTAATCATTCCTCGGAGCATGCGGCAGGACCTGGAGCAGATCCTCAGTCTGGTCACAGAGAAGGTCAGCTTACGGACCGGAGCTGTGCGCAG GTTGTGCTCTCTGGAAGGAGTGACTGTGTCCTCGGCTGTGGAGCTGGAGTCGGGCAACTTCTATGTTGCCGTGGGAACCGAGAGGTTCAAGAAACTTCCATATGTGGAGCTGTTGGTTTCAAAAGCTACGGAGAG ataTTATCCAGGAAAGAGAAGACAGTTAAGGAGAAATGAG AACAGGAAAACAGGAAGCGGTCCAGAAGACCAGTACAGTGACTCAGCTCTTCTTGACTCCcctgag TTTCAGTCAGACGGTCGGAGGGTGAAGTCGACAGGAGAtgaatctgcagctccagcagccgCACAGCAGAGGAtcaggagagagggagcagatgACACCTCTGCGTTCTTTGCCAGGCCGGTCAAGATCAGCAACAACAGACGACAGCCAAGGCCACCGCTCGGCAATGGATCCG TCCAGCCCAGTGTGTTTAAGAGAGCGGCGAGGAAGCGAAGAGAGGAGGTACGAGGGGCCAAGGAGGTGCATGaggatgaaaacacagttacagaGATTCCTGTTGACCAG AGAGTTGCAGAAATAGTGGAGGACGAGGAACTGAACAATCAAAACGATTCTctgcacaacacacagcag AGGCATGCACAAATTACAGAGGGTGAACAGCTCAATGAGGGAGaacacctacacaaacacaatggaAAACAG GCACCTCCATCTGAACAAAACGCTGTGAATTCTGCTAAGACTGAGGAATATGCTGCTGAAATACCg GAGCCTGAGTTGCCTTCAAAGTCACGGCCTTCATCATCCACCTCCATCCATggaaagaacaaagaagaaaag GCCGCCTTGTCGATTGCAGTAGAACAGAACCATCATCAGGAGAGCTGGTGA
- the iqcc gene encoding IQ domain-containing protein C, with the protein MDRSKWEKILTCFQASARGYLVRNEVRCAREDFEDIVTEIDGGLTHLKWRETVIPVPHFTDTDRTFLRPSNSASKPPRPALDVCASPQNPSAATTPSTEERDYHAQLEKIEAERDDSQPREQASLYADYVPRSDVRRDEEGQKESIVEDKDGGLMESTGDTTVWSSLELDMNCGHSHKGSRQYCLVEEVPRTPEALRLHRNTLTMELLWLQQAIDSRKKYLSLKDRLSVS; encoded by the exons ATGGACAGGAGCAAATGGGAGAAGATACTCACCTGTTTTCAG GCATCTGCACGTGGATACTTGGTGAGAAACGAAGTCCGTTGTGCACGAGAAGACTTCGAAGACATCGTTACAGAGATTGATGGAGGCTTGACTCACTTGAAGTGGAGGGAGACAGTTATCCCCGTTCCCCACTTCACAGACACT GACCGTACGTTTTTACGACCCAGCAACTCCGCCAGCAAGCCTCCACGTCCAGCACTAGATGTTTGTGCCAGTCCACAGAACccatcagcagcaacaacaccgtcaacagaggagagagattaTCACGCACAGCTAGAGAAGAtagaagcagagagagatgattcACAACCCAGAGAACAGGCCTCTCTGTATGCAGACTATGTCCCCAGAAGCGATGTTAGAAGGGATGAAGAGGGTCAAAAAGAAAGCATTGTGGAGGATAAAGATGGTGGGCTGATGGAGAGCACAGGAGACACCACCGTCTGGAGCAGCTTGGAGCTGGACATGAACTGTGGTCATTCTCACAAAG GCTCCAGGCAGTACTGCTTGGTCGAGGAGGTGCCCCGTACCCCAGAGGCCCTGCGTCTCCATAGAAACACCCTGACCATGGAGCTGCTCTGGCTCCAACAGGCCATTGACAGCAGGAAAAAG tACTTGTCACTGAAGGATAGGCTGAGTGTATCCTGA
- the tmem234 gene encoding transmembrane protein 234: protein MVTAVELLGLLLVSVLWGCTNPLLKRGTEGIEHVTETSRVSQLLAEVKFLFLNLKYLVPFLLNQSGSLVYYYVLSTTELSLAVPVANSLTFLCTLLTGKLLGEEFGGKHAVAGMFLTMTGITLCVISSIDDKDAGQQNTTQTVH, encoded by the exons ATGGTGACCGCAG tGGAGCTGCTGGGGCTCCTGCTGGTGTCGGTGCTGTGGGGCTGCACCAACCCGCTCCTGAAGAGAGGCACGGAGGGGATCGAACACGTGACGGAGACCAGCAGAGTCTCACAGCTGCTGGCTGAGGTCAAGTTCCTGTTCCTGAACCTCAAG tacCTGGTCCCATTTCTTCTGAACCAGAGTGGCTCTTTGGTCTACTATTATGTACTTTCCACCACAG AGTTATCTCTTGCTGTTCCCGTGGCCAACTCCCTCACTTTCCTTTGCACCCTGCTCACCGGCAAGTTACTGGGCGAAGAGTTTGGAGGCAAAC ACGCTGTCGCAGGAATGTTCCTTACTATGACTGGCATCACCCTGTGTGTTATAAGCTCCATTGATGACAAAGACGCTGGGCAACAGAATACGACGCAGACTGTACACTAA